A single Vigna radiata var. radiata cultivar VC1973A chromosome 8, Vradiata_ver6, whole genome shotgun sequence DNA region contains:
- the LOC106771445 gene encoding uncharacterized protein LOC106771445 — protein sequence IEIRMELKNVVKDKKFWMASFIIAWAAALQGHMMWLQRQNSFKEKFGNPQDHPQNPN from the exons attgaaataagAATGGAATTGAAAAATGTGGTGAAGGACAAGAAATTTTGGATGGCATCTTTCATCATTGCTTGGGCTGCAGCTCTTCAG GGTCACATGATGTGGTTGCAGCGCCAGAATTCCTTCAAAGAAAAATTCGGTAACCCCCAAGATCATCCTCAAAACCCTAACTAA